The proteins below are encoded in one region of Paraburkholderia aromaticivorans:
- a CDS encoding helix-turn-helix domain-containing protein, with amino-acid sequence MNTRPPAPVTHATETPFGLQSVCHTLSSANANLDRFAWLGDRLAIAVWTRDTEEAETVYERPGHHTLSCYLDGGYRTERQKMPGHYGAPSRLCALPGEHESRWWVRGHMHFMHLYFLPEHFTQRAVQELDLEPRELTLADRTYFEDARIATLCQSLANEDWQDPDGLLRTNETAHQVLSLLLRAQGVRRTDLSLKGGLSVATRRRLHDYIESHLSQTLTLGELAGVAALSEFHLARMFRTSFGLPPAAWIAQQRLERARTLLRTTALPLAQVAEQCGYANASHFSHRFRESVGVAATAYRQAVAA; translated from the coding sequence GTGAACACCAGACCGCCCGCCCCCGTGACCCACGCCACTGAAACGCCGTTCGGCCTTCAGTCGGTGTGTCACACGCTGAGCAGCGCCAATGCGAATCTGGACCGCTTCGCGTGGCTTGGCGACCGGCTGGCCATTGCCGTCTGGACACGCGACACGGAAGAAGCCGAGACCGTTTACGAGCGCCCCGGCCATCACACGCTGTCGTGCTATCTGGACGGCGGCTATCGTACGGAGCGTCAGAAAATGCCGGGGCATTATGGCGCGCCGTCGCGGCTCTGCGCGCTGCCGGGCGAGCACGAATCACGCTGGTGGGTGCGCGGGCACATGCATTTCATGCACCTGTACTTCCTTCCGGAACACTTCACGCAGCGCGCGGTTCAGGAACTCGACCTCGAGCCGCGCGAACTGACGCTCGCCGATCGCACGTATTTCGAAGACGCCCGCATCGCCACGTTGTGTCAATCGCTGGCGAACGAAGACTGGCAGGATCCGGACGGCTTGCTGCGCACCAACGAGACCGCGCATCAGGTCCTGAGTCTGCTGTTGCGCGCGCAAGGCGTGCGCCGCACGGATTTGTCGCTCAAAGGCGGTTTGTCGGTCGCGACTCGCCGGCGGCTGCACGACTATATCGAAAGCCATCTCTCGCAGACGCTCACGCTCGGCGAACTGGCCGGTGTAGCGGCGTTGTCGGAATTCCATCTTGCGCGCATGTTCCGCACCTCGTTCGGACTGCCACCCGCGGCGTGGATCGCGCAGCAGCGGCTCGAACGCGCGCGCACGCTGTTGCGCACTACGGCGCTGCCGCTCGCGCAGGTCGCCGAACAATGCGGCTACGCGAACGCCAGCCATTTCAGCCACCGTTTCCGCGAGAGCGTCGGCGTGGCGGCGACCGCGTATCGGCAGGCTGTCGCCGCCTGA
- a CDS encoding DMT family transporter, with translation MNLSLYAVTVLIWGTTWIAIKWQLGAVPPPVSIAWRFWIAALVLFALLRIMRRPIWPPRAAWRFLIAQGLALFCLNFLCFYYAEQVVPSGLVAVVFSTAPLLNSINGRLFMGRPLQPTAIAGAALGLVGIVCLFVQQMTGHLGDHAAWFGLGIAFLGTLCFSAGNLLSSRMQSMGLHPFATNSWAMLIGASVLTVGSILAGFSFAVEPSARYLGALAYLAIFGSVIGFTAYLMLVGRIGPERAAYSTVLFPIVALAVSTVFEGYQWSALAVVGLLLVVAGNLVAFDLTRRIFVRRVRSS, from the coding sequence ATGAATCTCTCGCTTTATGCTGTCACCGTTCTGATTTGGGGCACCACGTGGATCGCGATCAAATGGCAACTTGGAGCGGTGCCGCCACCGGTATCCATTGCCTGGCGTTTCTGGATTGCGGCGCTGGTGCTGTTCGCGTTGCTGCGCATCATGCGCCGGCCGATCTGGCCGCCGCGCGCCGCATGGCGGTTCCTGATCGCGCAAGGATTGGCGCTCTTCTGTCTGAACTTTCTGTGCTTCTACTACGCTGAGCAGGTGGTGCCGAGCGGCCTGGTGGCGGTGGTGTTTTCCACCGCGCCGCTGCTGAACTCGATCAACGGCCGCCTGTTCATGGGCCGGCCGTTGCAGCCCACGGCGATTGCCGGGGCGGCATTGGGACTCGTCGGCATCGTATGTCTGTTCGTTCAGCAGATGACGGGGCATCTCGGCGATCACGCCGCGTGGTTCGGTCTCGGCATCGCGTTTCTCGGGACCCTGTGCTTTTCGGCCGGCAATCTGTTGTCGAGCCGCATGCAATCGATGGGCTTGCACCCGTTCGCTACGAATAGCTGGGCGATGCTGATCGGCGCCAGCGTCTTGACGGTGGGCAGCATATTGGCCGGCTTTTCGTTCGCCGTCGAGCCGTCCGCGCGCTATCTCGGCGCGCTCGCCTATCTCGCGATTTTCGGCTCGGTGATTGGCTTCACGGCTTACCTGATGCTGGTCGGGCGCATCGGACCGGAACGCGCCGCTTACAGCACGGTCTTGTTTCCGATCGTGGCGCTGGCGGTGTCGACGGTATTCGAAGGCTATCAGTGGTCCGCGCTGGCCGTGGTCGGCCTGTTGCTGGTGGTGGCCGGCAATCTGGTGGCGTTCGATCTCACGCGGCGTATTTTTGTCCGGCGGGTGCGGAGTTCATGA